One part of the Papilio machaon chromosome 5, ilPapMach1.1, whole genome shotgun sequence genome encodes these proteins:
- the LOC106713486 gene encoding uncharacterized protein LOC106713486 — MPAREAPCMELGSAPRTPSIIASPSPSEISSASSPEPPNVRTTPLFRALAMPPPEPEQPRGQDELERRLPGYRRIVIPRELTLIELLKECSGVTTDEEVLRIREAKLRVVAERVGLRRLHVLVPRLRSLTLDGSAILSLRELGIGLDHLKILSVNRCGLTSLDGVWGVGQLRELHAAGNRIRDLHPLAVLQKLHTLNLSNNPITVASRVWTLGVCSSLRRLFLNGTPFSQSTDYRSTIASTLSMLTSLDDQPLHTDVNNEDYVEHLGNSSDSESDREHSEEQKETETDFAIAGTSSQSQINKESQEEWMSTSFGEIPRSCIQRRRPATTENAGCRPERVELPRRPRTAVDRPTIDAPTRLQIMNTLMDAEWRSCGSKMTSKGAVCGNLANALRRPAHSIQEESERQIETVERTMEDACRFVAAEIPRAPCQEAWLKFTEETGIEIDINFNERPQSVDPSKALDRLERIERETSERLKEASKNNNPWISDAFKMLSTSNALYWRETEQFSSISNTHSDVDSVISDNGGNPLD, encoded by the exons ATGCCAGCACGGGAAGCGCCATGTATGGAACTCGGTTCAGCTCCACGGACTCCGAGTATTATCGCTTCTCCCTCACCCTCGGAGATATCAAGTGCGAGTTCTCCAGAACCACCGAATGTTCGCACGACACCTTTGTTCAG gGCTTTAGCAATGCCTCCTCCAGAACCGGAACAACCACGAGGACAAGACGAACTAGAACGTAGGTTACCTGGCTACAGACGCATCGTCATACCCAGGGAACTAACGCTGATTGAATTATTG AAAGAGTGTAGTGGCGTAACGACTGATGAAGAAGTGTTGAGGATCCGCGAAGCAAAACTGCGCGTGGTGGCGGAGCGTGTAGGACTGCGGAGGCTGCATGTGCTCGTGCCGCGGCTGCGATCGCTAACTTTAGATGGAAGCGCAATTTTATCATTACGAGAACTTGGTATTGGATTAGACCATTTAAAG ATACTTAGTGTGAATCGCTGCGGCTTGACGTCACTGGACGGCGTGTGGGGTGTCGGTCAACTTCGGGAGCTGCACGCGGCGGGGAACCGCATCCGTGACCTTCATCCATTGGCAGTGCTGCAGAAACTTCATACGCTCAATCTATCCAA taatccAATAACGGTGGCGAGTCGTGTATGGACGTTGGGAGTGTGCAGTTCATTGCGTCGTTTATTTCTGAACGGGACTCCGTTTTCTCAATCGACCGATTATCGATCGACAATAGCTTCGACGCTATCCATGCTCACCTCTTTAGATGACCAGCCTCTGCATACGGATGTTAACA acGAAGACTATGTGGAACATTTGGGTAACTCATCAGACTCAGAAAGCGATCGAGAACATTCTGAAGAACAAAAGGAAACCGAGACAGACTTTGCAATCGCTGGAACATCGTCACAGTCACAAATAAATAAG GAATCTCAAGAAGAATGGATGTCCACATCTTTTGGCGAGATTCCACGATCTTGTATACAAAGAAGACGTCCAGCGACTACGGAGAACGCAGGTTGTCGACCAGAGAGAGTAGAGCTGCCTCGAAGACCGCGCACCGCTGTCGACCGCCCGACCATAGACGCGCCGACGCGGTTACAGATAATGAATACGTTGATGG atGCGGAATGGCGAAGCTGCGGTAGTAAAATGACTTCGAAAGGCGCGGTTTGTGGTAATTTAGCCAATGCCTTGCGCAGACCGGCACATTCCATACAAGAGGAATcgg AAAGACAAATAGAAACAGTTGAGCGTACAATGGAGGACGCCTGCCGTTTCGTTGCTGCAGAAATACCTCGTGCGCCGTGTCAAGAGGCGTGGCTCAAGTTTACAGAAGAAACCGG AATTGAAAtcgatattaattttaatgagcGACCTCAAAGTGTGGATCCATCAAAAGCTTTGGATCGTTTGGAACGCATCGAGAGGGAGACTTCTGAACGTTTGAAGGAAGCgtcaaaaaataacaatccTTGGATATCAGATGCATTCAAAATGTTGTCAACAAGCAATGCACTTTATTGGCGGGAAACAGAACAATTTTCATCGATTTCAAACACACACAGCGATGTCGATTCTGTAATTAGTGACAATGGCGGCAATCCTcttgattaa